The window CAGCAGGCATCGGTCGAGGCGCTCACCGGCCCTCAGGATTCGAAGATGGAGATGATTGCGGCGTTCAAGAAAAGACGCGATCTGGCACTTGATCTCATCCGGGACATCCCGGGCATGGAGTGCAACACCCCGAAGGGTGCGTTCTACCTGTTCCCCAAGTACAACAAGGACATCCCCTCGGCAAAGCTCGCCGAGATCCTCCTCAAGGAGGGCCACGTGGCGGTCACCCCCGGAACGGCGTTCGGTCCCTGCGGAGAAGGGTTCTTCAGGATCTCCTATGCTACGTCCGAGGATCAGATCAGGGAAGGCATCTCGAGGATCAAGAAGACCCTGTCCACCCTCTGAAACTGTGTCCGCGGACACATCCACGTGCGCGTACGTGCGACCCTATTTTATAGGATGTCCAAGTTACCAAACATTGTCGCTTAGACGATCGAGGGATCAATCTTGAGTAGGACTTTATTCACCGTCGGCCCGGTACATGTGGAGTCAGCGACTCTGCAGGCCATGACAAAACCAATGATCACACACCGCTGCAAGGAGTACAAGGAGCTCCACGCAGGCATCGTAGAGAAGATCCAGAAGGCTCTCGGAACGGACATGGACGTCTTCCTCGTCGGAGGATCGGCCACCGTCATGCTCGAGGCGGCCATCAGGAACGGTGTGAACAGCAACTCGCTCGGCATCACGAACGGTTCATTCGGTAACAGGTCCATCGAACTGGGCGAGCTCAACGGTAAGAACGTCACCAAGGTGCAGGTCCCCTGGGGAAAGGCCATCAAGCCCGAGCACATCGCCGGCAAGGTCACGAAGGACATCGAGGCGGTCCACTGGGTCAGCAACGAGTCCTCCACAGGAGTGTTCAGCGACTCCCTCGCCATCGCGAAGGAGGTCAGGGCGCAGAACCCCGACGCGCTCACGATGATCGATGCGGTCACATCGGCATTCGCCATGGACCTGAAGATCAAGGAACTCGATCCCGACTCCGTCGTCTTCGGAACCCAGAAGGCGCTCGCACTGCCCCCCGGACTGGCCATCATGCTTTGCTCCGAGAGGCTGCTGGACAAGGCCAAGACCGTTCCCAACCGCGGGTTCTACGGAGACCTCCTCAAGATCAAGAAGCAGGCGGACGTCGACTACGCCCTCACGACACCGCCGGTATCCCTCATGTACGCACTGGACTATCAGCTGGACAAGGCCCTCGCAGAGGGAATGCAGACAAGATACAGTAGGCACCAGGAGATGGCCGACATGGTCAGGAACTGGGCAGACAAGAGGCTGAACGGAGTCTTCCCCGAGGAAGGCTACAGGTCCAACTCCATCGGCGTCCTGAACAAGGGCGACATGGATTTCGATACATTCAATTCAAAGCTGAAGGCCAAGGGATTCGAGATCTCCAACGGCTACGGCGATGTGAAGGAGACCACATTCAGGATCGGGCACATGGGTGACACCACACCTGCCATGATCAAGGTTCTCCTGTCCGCTATGGACGAGATTTTGGAGGAATGAAGATGACAACAAAGATTCTTGTTTCGGACCCCCTGGATGCAGAGGGACTCGAGATCCT of the methanogenic archaeon mixed culture ISO4-G1 genome contains:
- a CDS encoding class V aminotransferase, with protein sequence MITHRCKEYKELHAGIVEKIQKALGTDMDVFLVGGSATVMLEAAIRNGVNSNSLGITNGSFGNRSIELGELNGKNVTKVQVPWGKAIKPEHIAGKVTKDIEAVHWVSNESSTGVFSDSLAIAKEVRAQNPDALTMIDAVTSAFAMDLKIKELDPDSVVFGTQKALALPPGLAIMLCSERLLDKAKTVPNRGFYGDLLKIKKQADVDYALTTPPVSLMYALDYQLDKALAEGMQTRYSRHQEMADMVRNWADKRLNGVFPEEGYRSNSIGVLNKGDMDFDTFNSKLKAKGFEISNGYGDVKETTFRIGHMGDTTPAMIKVLLSAMDEILEE